Proteins found in one Oncorhynchus gorbuscha isolate QuinsamMale2020 ecotype Even-year linkage group LG15, OgorEven_v1.0, whole genome shotgun sequence genomic segment:
- the LOC123997396 gene encoding elongation of very long chain fatty acids protein 1-like — MLQDIGARAMEVYEFLLKGTDPRLWGYPLMQSPVNMTAILLTYIFFVLVAGPRFMANRKPFQLKEAMIAYNFTMVAMSTFIVYEFLMSGWATTYTWRCDAIDYSDSPQGLRMVRVAWLFLFSKFIELLDTVFFVLRKKHGQITFLHVFHHSFMPWTWWWGVSFAPGGMGSFHAMVNSIVHIIMYSYYGLSAAGPQFQKFLWWKKYMTAIQLVQFVMVSLHATQYYFMNSCDYQVPLFIHLIWMYGTFFFVLFSNFWYQAYVKGKRLPKQDTKPSLNGKANGTTLVANGKYHENSTSNGTSNSSSHHKNGSAHADKMKKS, encoded by the exons ATGCTTCAGGACATTGGTGCTAGAGCCATGGAGGTCTACGAGTTCCTCTTGAAGGGAACAG ACCCGCGATTGTGGGGCTACCCACTCATGCAGAGTCCGGTGAACATGACGGCCATCTTGCTGACCTACATCTTCTTCGTGCTGGTCGCTGGGCCTCGCTTCATGGCCAACCGCAAGCCCTTCCAGCTCAAGGAGGCCATGATCGCCTACAACTTTACCATGGTGGCGATGTCAACCTTTATTGTCTATGAG TTCTTGATGTCTGGCTGGGCCACAACATACACATGGAGATGTGACGCAATTGATTACTCAGACAGCCCCCAAGGCCTTAGA ATGGTTCGAGTGGCCTGGTTGTTCTTGTTCTCCAAATTCATTGAGCTCTTGGACACG GTGTTCTTCGTTCTGAGGAAGAAACATGGCCAGATCACCTTCCTGCATGTCTTCCACCACTCCTTCATGCCCTGGACCTGGTGGTGGGGCGTCAGCTTCGCTCCCG GGGGAATGGGCTCTTTCCATGCCATGGTGAATTCCATCGTCCACATCATCATGTATTCTTACTACGGCCTGTCTGCGGCTGGACCACAATTCCAAAAGTTCCTCTGGTGGAAGAAGTACATGACCGCCATCCAGCTG GttcagtttgtgatggtgtccCTTCACGCCACCCAGTATTACTTCATGAATAGCTGTGATTACCAGGTCCCCCTGTTCATCCACCTCATCTGGATGTATGGCACCTTCTTCTTTGTGCTCTTCTCCAACTTCTGGTACCAGGCTTACGTAAAGGGCAAGAGGTTGCCCAAGCAGGATACCAAGCCCAGCCTCAATGGCAAGGCCAACGGGACCACCTTGGTCGCCAATGGCAAATACCATGAGAACAGTACCAGCAATGGCACCAGCAACAGTTCCAGTCACCACAAAAATGGCAGTGCCCATGCGGACAAGATGAAGAAGTCCTAG